GGCCGGCGGCCAGACCGTCGAGACCAACATCTACGACGCGGACGGCACCCGCATCATCCGCCGTGACAGTACCGGCACGACCCTCTACCTGCCCGGACAGGAGATCCGCCGGGAGGGCACGGTCAACACCGGCACCCGCTACTACAGCTTCGCCGGCAACGTCTGCGCCAGCCGCAAGGGCAGTTCCGCGACCACCGACCTGACCTGGCTCTACGACGACCACCAGGGCACCCAACAGATTGCCGTCAACGCCGGCACCCAGGCCGTCACCATCCGGCGCCAGACACCGTACGGAGCACCACGTGGATCGAACCCCACCTGGGTCAACAACAAGGGGTTCGTCGGCGGCGACATCGACCCCACCGGCCTGACCAACGTCGGCGCCCGGCAGTACGACCAGATCCTCGGTCGGTTCATCTCGGTCGACCCGGTCCTCAAGGCGGACGACCCCGACCAGTACAACGCCTACCAGTACGGCGGGAACAACCCCGTCGACAACGCTGACCCCACCGGCCTGTACTTCACCGAGAACAGCGAGGACACCGGGGACCGCGCCTACGTCACCACCAGTTCCACCGGAGAGAAGAAGACTAAGATCGTCAAGAAGTACGTTCCCCCGGCTTGCGGATACGTCTGTCAGCAGCAGCGCGAAGAGTTCCGGCAGGCAAGCAACGAACGCGCGGAGGCAGCACGCAAGCAGCGTGCCGAAGCAGCGCGCAAGCAGCGGGAATGCCAGGCCAGCTTCTGGTGCCGGACCAAAGATGCCGCATCCGGAGTAGCATCCGACACGCTGGACTGGGCGAAGGACAATGCCGACATCGTCGGATTGGGGGCAACGATCCTCGTGACGGTGGGGTGCTCGGCCCTCACGCTCGGCGTAGGAAGCGTGGGGTGCGCATTGATCGGCGGCGCCGTCGGTGGTGGTTTGACCGCAGGGCTGAAGGGAGGGGGCGTCGGTGACGTCCTCCTAGGGGCAGGGACCGGTGCATTGTTCGGAGCGGTTGGTGGCGTCGCTGGGAAGGCCGCCGGCACCGGACTCGCGCGCGGCGCAATGAACCTACGTGGTGGGGCTGGTAAAGCGATCGACGAATCCTGGAAGGGTGTTAAGGACGTTTTCGGGGAGCTGGCCCCGCGCGCTCAGATCGGCGTGTTTACCAGGGAGGGATTCCGGGGAGTTGCTCAAGCTCGTTCAGCCCTGAGGACTATGGCGCCGACCAAGCAGGGGTTCTGGGCTAAAAACGCCCGCGACAACTTCCCGGGGGCGGTAGGTGCTGGAATAGTCAGTACGGCTCTTCCGTCCAGCTTCACAGAGCTCGGGGGAGCCAACGGTGGTATAAACGCGTTCCTAACAGGCCTCGTCTAAAGTGGAGATCGGCTGTGACTGCTATCCGGCGTTCCGCCCGCATCGTCGGTGTTGTCAAAATTCTCGCGATCAGTGCGCTGATCGCAGTCACAGCTGCTACAGTTTCGTTCGGGATTAGGACGGTCGGAAGTTCCTACAGCGGCACCGGGTTGGGGATCGCTGAGAACCGGATGAGCGGTCTCGCCACTCCAAAATCCTGCTGGGATGTGGGTCCGATATCGTCGTATGGGTTCGGCTATTGGTGGTCTTGTGCTGCGCAGGTGAGAATGAGCGACGGAAGGGTTCTCGACATCGAGACCGATGCGTCGACACTCCGTCCTGGCGAGCGCGATGTGCCGATGGTGGAGTCCTGCCAGAAGAGCCGCCCTTCTAAGTGCGTGTACACGCAGCCGGGAAACTTTGCTCTCGCTCTCGGTGTGCGACTACTTCGCGCGGTCTCGGCTCTGGTGACCGTCATTGGTGCGGTAGTAGCGGGTGCCGTGTTGGTTTCCGCACTGCGAGGCCGCCGTCGTTATGGCGGCTTGGCTGAATCGGGCCACTCGGGCGATGTTTCGAACTCGGACCCTATTGGATAACCGGATCGTCGGCTGTCGGGAGAGTAAATGCAGGCCAGTGTCAGTGAGGCAATCGAGGGCAGGCTGATCGAGGATGGTTGCGAGGTAAGTAAGGAACAGTTTCAGGGTGAGACTGTAACGTTTGGCTATACGTCTGAGTTCAGATGGCTATCCCGGGTCCATGTGCTCGTTGCTGTCGCGAACAGGCAGACGGTGACCGAGGCGGATGTCCGTGATTTCACCATCGAGGTGTTGAGGGCGGCCGACGGTATGGGCCTGCGGAGGGGACTTCAGTCGGGGGTTCTGGTGATGCCGGTGTTGGTGGCTTCTGGAATCGTAGGCGAGATACCAGCCATGATGGACCGGCCTTATCGCCTCGGCATCGCTGGCTTCGCCGCACTGGCCCAGCCCGCCGCCGTAGATGCGGACACCGGTCAGGTCTTCACGTATCGCGGGGGCCGGGTCATGGGCTACGTCTACGCCAAGCTGATTCGCGATAAGGTCCAGACCTATCTTACTGACCTGGCGAGCCCTTCTTTGCCCTGAGCCGACGCCGCAGAGTGGGCCCCGCAAGGGCCGCGACCGTGGGGGCGGTGTAGATCTCCCGCAGGGCGGGGGTGATCTTCTGCCAGTCCTTACGGTTGGTGTACCGCAGTGACGTCCGGACGAGGTGGAGCCGTCAGAGGGCGGTTCGGTAGCTTTCGTCCATTGTGGGTTTGGCATGGCATGTGAATGTGAGCCGTGGTCGTAGCCGGTGAGGCCATCGCGGCGTTGGGCTGTCCATGGGTGAGCGGGCGGCGTATCCGAGCGACCTGACCGATGAGCAGTGGGCGGTGGTCGGAGCGTTCCTGCAGGCGTGGAAGGACCGACACCCGTCGGTGTCCGGGCATCAGGGCCGTTACGAGCTGCGGGAGATCGTGAACGCGATCTTCTACCAGAACCGGACCGGTTGTCAGTGGGCGTACCTGCCGCACGACCTGCCGCCGAAGTCTGCCACGTACTACTACTTCGCTCTGTGGCGTGATGATGGCACCGACCAGGTGATTCATGATCTGCTGCGCTGTCAGGCGCGGGAGAGGGCCGGCCGCCAGGAGGATCCGACCGCGGTGGTGTTGGACACCCAGTCGATCCGGGCCGCCAACCATGTCCCGGCCGCGACGACCGGCAAGGACGCCGCGAAGAAGGTCCCGGGCCGTAAACGGGGCCTCGCGGTGGACGCCCTGGGGCTGATCATCGCGGTCGTGGTCACCGCCGCGTCGGTCACCGACAACGCGATCGGCGTGAAGCTGCTGGACAACGTCGTGGCGCACACCCCGACGGTGACCAAGGCGTGGGTGGACGCCGGGTTCAAAGACGACGTGCAGATTCACGGCGCGGTGAACGGTATCGACGTCGAGCAGGTCAAACGGTTCGACACCACGGCCGGGTTCGTGCCGATCGCCCGCCGGTGGGTGGTGGAGCAGACCAACGGCACGCTGATGCTGCACCGCCGGCTGGTGCGCGAGTACTCGAGCCGACCCGCCTCGGCGGTGTCACGCACCTGGTGGGCCTCGACGGCGAACCTCATCCGCCGGCTGACCGGCACCACCACGCCGTCCTGGCGCGACCCAGGCCACCAGCGGTGACCCCGCCGACGCTGCTGAACCTGCTCACCGAACGCGAGACCGCCGCCGGCATCACCGTCGATCGGCTCCGCGAGCAGATCGCCACCCTCACCGACCAGCTCACCGCAGCCGAGACCGAGCTGACCGAACTCGCCATCACCCGCAAGACGCTGCTCAGCCTGATCGGCCACGCCGACCCGACGTCACCCGCTGACGCGACCGTCGCCAGCCCGGCATACCAGCAGATCCTCGCCGTGTTCCACGGCGGCACCGCGCCGATGCGCGCCAAGGACATCTGCCACACCCTCGGCACCGGCACCACCGCCAAGGACACCGAGAATCTCCGCGCCAAGCTCAAACGCCTCGTCGCCCGCCAGATCCTGACCGAACCCGAGGCCGGCCTGTTCACCCTCGCATCGCCATCGCCATCCGCGTAGCACCACGAGCAGGACCTCTACCCCGCGGCCAAACCCACAACGGATATGCCCTTCCGAACCACCCCCTCACGAGTTGGTGCCCTTCGGGTAGCTGCGGCCGGGTCGCCGGAAACACCGCTGGCGAGAGAGCCCGGCGGCTGCCGGTAGTGCGCCGCGCATGTTTGCGTTTCTTGATGCAAGTGACAGATAGCCGTCAGTAGTACGCCTTGACTACCGGGCGGGATACGCCGGCTCTGGAGGGCTTGCCGCTCCCCGAAGCGCATCTTTGGGCCCTGTTGGGCCAGCTCAAGTGCGATCACGTACGGGCGGCCGAGGGGGGCGACTTCGTAACTTCGACGAGGGCGCGCCTAATGGACATACGCGGCTAGGGATGAGTTACAACTAGCATCGATATATAGTCATTGATTGCGGACAGATTAGAAGGGGGCGTCTCGTGGCGAGCCTGGCTCAGATTCGGTTAGAAGATGGCGGCTGGATCCTGGTGGAGGCAGCAGAGGTAACCGATGGGCCTGTGAAGGCCGGACGAATCGGCGAAGCGATCCGCGAGTTGCCAACTAGTTTGCAGGCGGCGTTGGCGCCGGTGACGGGCGCGGCCCGGACCATATTGGACCAGCTACGTAAGGCCGGCCCGTCCGAGGTTGAGGTGGAGTTCGGGGTCAACCTGGCTATGCAGACCGGGGCAGTGATCACCATGAGTGAGACCGCCTGTCATCTGACGGTGAGGCTGACCTGGCACAACGACGAGGCCGACCAGAACCCTCGCTGAGCGGCGGCTATGGACACGGTAGAAGCAACCCCCGCCAGCGGGTCAGATTCGGGGCGCGCCGGTGCGGTCGCCCAAGTCCTCGACGCCGAGGGCACGGTGGCTGGGGCGGGGTTCCTGGTTGGGGCGGGGCTGCTGGTCACCTGCGCACACGTGGTGGTAGACGCCGGGGGCGGCCCAGGCAAGCGACTGCGGCTGGCCTTCCCCTGTCTGGATGGTGCGCCGCAGGTGGCCGGGCAGGTGTTGGCGCAGTCTTGGCGGGCACCAGAGGCTGAGGATGTCGCGGTTGTGCGGTTGGACTCCGTGCCGACAGACGCCCAAGTGCTGGGATTGGGAACCGCGCAGGGGTGTCGGGGGCACCAAGTGTCCTCGTTCGGGTTCCCTACCCAGGCCCCTCACGGCGGCCATTACGGCTATGGGAGGGCCGGTGACCTGCTGTCGGATAGGGGTGCTGGTGAGCTACTACAGTTGACCGATGTCAATGATGTGACGACCGGGTTCAGCGGCGGCCCGGTAATCGATGAGGTCACCGGTCTGGTGATCGGCATGATCACCTCGATCAGCAAGCCGGATGACTATCAACGCGGCATCGGCATCGCCTATGCCACCCCAACCCAGACCCTACGGCGGGTATGGCCCGAACTGACCGAGCAGCAGGTATGCCCGTACCGGGGTCTGGAGGCGTTCACGGCCGAGCACGCCGAGTGGTTCCACGGCCGGACGGCTGCGGTGGGCCATGTGCTGGACGTGCTGGAGGGGCCACGACGGGCGTTACTGCTGTTGGGGCCCTCCGGCGCCGGTAAGTCGTCCCTGGTACAAGCCGGCGTGCTGCCGGCGCTGGCCGCTGGTCGGCTGCCCCACAGTGACCGGTGGATCCCGGTCCTTGCCCGCCCCGGGCAGGACCTGGCAGCCGAGCTGGACCGCGCCGGCTTGCCCGGCGTCGCGGATGAGCCAATCGCCGTGGCGGTCGATCGCAGGCTGGCCGACCAGCCCACCGCTACACGGCTGCTGCTGGTCATCGACCAGTTTGAGGAACTGCTGACCTTATCGGCCACCCAGCGGGCCGATGCCGTACGCGACGTTCTTAATCAACTGCATGAGGCGATCGACTCGACCGCCGCTCTGAGCGTGGTCCTGGTAATGCGCAATGACTTCTACCCACAGCTGGCAGCCACGGCACCCGAGCTTCTGCGGGTGCTGAAACCTGGCCAGGTTGACGTGCCTTCCACCCTGAGCACGCAAGATCTACACGACATCATCACCAAACCCGCTGCGGCTGTAGGACTTCGCTACCAGGACGGGCTCGTCGAACGGATCATCAAGGATGTGCTGCGGGCCGACCCCGACGCGACTACCTCCCGCGCGTCGATCACCGTTCTGCCCCTGCTGGAACTGACGCTGGAGCAGTTGTGGCAGCGCAGGCACGATGGCTACCTAACGCACGAGGAGTACCGGCGCGTCGGTGAGGTCAGCGGCAGTCTGGCCACCAAATGCGATACCGCGATCAAGCAGCTGAGCACCACCCAACGGTCTGCCGCGCAACGGATCCTCACTTCGCTGGTCCGCCCTGCCGACGAGGCCCACCACATTCCCGCCGTCCGGCAACAGCGAACCCTTGACGTCCTACGCGACCTAGCCGACACGGGCGATCCGACATCTGGGGACCAGACCACCGGCCAAAGCGCCGACGAGGTCCTGGCCATACTGACCAGCCAACGGATCGTCACAACCCGCACCGTCCACGCCCCCGGGCCACCCCAAGACGCCCCCGGCGTTCCGGTCGCTGAACTGGTCCACGACACCCTGATCCGCGACTGGGGCACCCTCCGCGACTGGGTCAGCCAGGACCACAACTTCCACGACTGGCTGCGCCGCGCCGACGACAAAGGCATCCGCTGGACCAACCACCAGAATCCCGACGACCTACTACATGGCACCGACCTGGCCGAAGGACTCGACTGGGCAAAGCAGCGCCGACTACCCCACGACACCACCACCTTTCTGGCCGCCAGCCATCACCGCCAACAGGCCGGAATCAGGCGTGCCAGGCGCCTGAACATGGTCCTGGCCACCCTGCTCGTGGTCGCCCTCACTGCCGCTGGGCTGGCCCTGTGGCAGCGGCAGACCGCCGTCGCCGCACAACGCGAGGCACTGTCCCGCCAGCTCGCCGCACAGTCCACCACCCTCATCGATGTCGATCCCGACCTGGCCTCCCTACTGGCCGTCCTGGCCTATCAGACCAGCCCGACCACCGAAGCCACTGCCAGCCTCTACGACGCCGCAGGTCTCCCCCTTCAGCGCCGCCTGACCGGCCACCCCAGCAAAGTGTTATCGGTGGTGTTCAGTCCCGACGGGAGGACACTGGCCAGCGGCGGCGAGGACGGGGTGCGGTTGTGGGACGTGGCCACCGGAAAGACCCGCACCACCCTGACCGACACCAGCAACGTGCTATCGGTGGTGTTCAGTCCCGACGGGCGTACTCTCGCCACCGTCAGCGAGAACGGCGGGGTCCGGTTGTTGGATGTGGCCACCGGAAAGACCCGCACCACCCTGACCGACACCAGCAACGTGCTATCGGTGGTGTTCAGCCCCGACGGGCGGACCCTCGCCACCGCCGGCTTCGACGGCAAGGTGCGATTGCGGGACGTGGCCACCGGACAGACCCTTATCACCATGACTGGCCACACCAGCAAAGTTTTATCGGTGGTGTTCAGTCCCGACGGGCGTACTCTCGCCACCGTCAGCGAGAACGGCGGGGTCCGGTTGTTGGATGTGGCCACTGGACAGACCCACACCACCTTAATCAGCCATATCGACGCCGTGTTCTCGGTGGCGTTCAGTCCCGACGTGCGTACCCTCGCCACCGCCGGCCTGGACGACAGGGTGGAGTTGTGGGACGTGGCCACCGGGCAGACCCGCACCACCCTGACCGGCGCCACCGACAACCTCTACGCGATGGCGTTCAGTCCCGACGGGCGCACCCTGGCTACCGACGGCGGCAAGAGCGACACCAACGTGCGGTTGTGGGATGTGGCCAGCGGCCAGACCCGCGCCACACTGATCGGCCACACCCAGGGTGTTACGTCTGTGGTGTTCAGTCCCGACGGGCGCAGCCTCGCCACCGGCGGCCACGACGGCACGGTGGGGTTGTGGGATGTGGCCAGCGGCCAGACCCGCACCCTGACCGACCGACATGGCTACGTGGAGTCTGTGGCGTTCAGTCCCGACGGACATACCCTCGGCACCGCCGGGTACGAAGTCGAGGTGCGGTTGTGGGATGTGGCC
The nucleotide sequence above comes from Micromonospora pallida. Encoded proteins:
- a CDS encoding DUF6346 domain-containing protein — its product is MTAIRRSARIVGVVKILAISALIAVTAATVSFGIRTVGSSYSGTGLGIAENRMSGLATPKSCWDVGPISSYGFGYWWSCAAQVRMSDGRVLDIETDASTLRPGERDVPMVESCQKSRPSKCVYTQPGNFALALGVRLLRAVSALVTVIGAVVAGAVLVSALRGRRRYGGLAESGHSGDVSNSDPIG
- a CDS encoding IS5 family transposase — translated: MGERAAYPSDLTDEQWAVVGAFLQAWKDRHPSVSGHQGRYELREIVNAIFYQNRTGCQWAYLPHDLPPKSATYYYFALWRDDGTDQVIHDLLRCQARERAGRQEDPTAVVLDTQSIRAANHVPAATTGKDAAKKVPGRKRGLAVDALGLIIAVVVTAASVTDNAIGVKLLDNVVAHTPTVTKAWVDAGFKDDVQIHGAVNGIDVEQVKRFDTTAGFVPIARRWVVEQTNGTLMLHRRLVREYSSRPASAVSRTWWASTANLIRRLTGTTTPSWRDPGHQR
- a CDS encoding CU044_2847 family protein, giving the protein MASLAQIRLEDGGWILVEAAEVTDGPVKAGRIGEAIRELPTSLQAALAPVTGAARTILDQLRKAGPSEVEVEFGVNLAMQTGAVITMSETACHLTVRLTWHNDEADQNPR
- a CDS encoding PQQ-binding-like beta-propeller repeat protein, translated to MTDVNDVTTGFSGGPVIDEVTGLVIGMITSISKPDDYQRGIGIAYATPTQTLRRVWPELTEQQVCPYRGLEAFTAEHAEWFHGRTAAVGHVLDVLEGPRRALLLLGPSGAGKSSLVQAGVLPALAAGRLPHSDRWIPVLARPGQDLAAELDRAGLPGVADEPIAVAVDRRLADQPTATRLLLVIDQFEELLTLSATQRADAVRDVLNQLHEAIDSTAALSVVLVMRNDFYPQLAATAPELLRVLKPGQVDVPSTLSTQDLHDIITKPAAAVGLRYQDGLVERIIKDVLRADPDATTSRASITVLPLLELTLEQLWQRRHDGYLTHEEYRRVGEVSGSLATKCDTAIKQLSTTQRSAAQRILTSLVRPADEAHHIPAVRQQRTLDVLRDLADTGDPTSGDQTTGQSADEVLAILTSQRIVTTRTVHAPGPPQDAPGVPVAELVHDTLIRDWGTLRDWVSQDHNFHDWLRRADDKGIRWTNHQNPDDLLHGTDLAEGLDWAKQRRLPHDTTTFLAASHHRQQAGIRRARRLNMVLATLLVVALTAAGLALWQRQTAVAAQREALSRQLAAQSTTLIDVDPDLASLLAVLAYQTSPTTEATASLYDAAGLPLQRRLTGHPSKVLSVVFSPDGRTLASGGEDGVRLWDVATGKTRTTLTDTSNVLSVVFSPDGRTLATVSENGGVRLLDVATGKTRTTLTDTSNVLSVVFSPDGRTLATAGFDGKVRLRDVATGQTLITMTGHTSKVLSVVFSPDGRTLATVSENGGVRLLDVATGQTHTTLISHIDAVFSVAFSPDVRTLATAGLDDRVELWDVATGQTRTTLTGATDNLYAMAFSPDGRTLATDGGKSDTNVRLWDVASGQTRATLIGHTQGVTSVVFSPDGRSLATGGHDGTVGLWDVASGQTRTLTDRHGYVESVAFSPDGHTLGTAGYEVEVRLWDVATGQTRTTLPGAHFVVFSSDGRTIATAVISEEDGRGALLDVATGQTRTTLTDADFVAFSPDGRTIATGTFDGRVLLWDVATGQIRATLTVHTELRSIAFGPDGRTIATGTFDGRVLLWDVATGQIRATLTVHTDDVPTVAFSPDGRTLVTNSAIGDDTVRLWDVATGRTRTTLIGHTGGVVAVAFSPDGRTLATGSFDGTVRLWDVATSLNRATLTVDTDGTGDRATSVAFSPDGRTLATGGFTGAVRLWSVTLLDPAAAINKICQATNRDLTDHEYAMYLPPGQQRAAVCPS